One region of Pogoniulus pusillus isolate bPogPus1 chromosome 19, bPogPus1.pri, whole genome shotgun sequence genomic DNA includes:
- the CNGA2 gene encoding cyclic nucleotide-gated olfactory channel: MDSVGSLVQGVCLWPPRMENDSQEEWSTQFSSQPPPLPTHPCSSGRTGSPQDATSSELQRGAPLDGGEQLAASAPRGRQTLARVVRLVLVLRDWASRSLQEEQQRPDPFLQRFQGPELQTVSVDAGNDLEDENKEKPKKKKWQIFVVDPAGDWYYHWLAVITVPVLYNWCLLIARACFSDLQKAYVVLWLVLDYISDTIYLGDIVIRLHTGFLEQGLLVKDLKKLRDNYIYTLQFKLDALSILPTDLAYFAVGLHRPEVRFNRLLHFSRMFEFFDRTETRTSHPNVFRISNLVLYILIIIHWNACIYYAISKAIGFGTDTWVYPNVTDPEFGYLSREYVYCLYWSTLTLTTIGETPPPVRDEEYLFVIFDFLVGVLIFATIVGNVGSMISNMNATRAEFQAKIDAIKHYMQFRKVSKDMETKVIKWFDYLWTNKKAVDEREVLKNLPDKLRAEIAINVHLETLKKVRIFQDCEAGLLVELVLKLRPQVFSPGDYICRKGDIGKEMYIIKEGKLAVVADDGTTQYALLTAGGCFGEISILNIKGSKMGNRRTANIRSLGYSDLFCLSKEDLMEAVTEYPDAKRVLEERGREILIKEGLLDESAAEASTEGKSVEERLDRLALNLDTLHSRLGWLLTEHNDAQMKLKQRITALESQMRQQDLEDFFSDSSDSLLEDEEKVLPRGAQ, from the exons ATGGACAGCGTGGG gtctCTGGTGCAGGGTGTGTGCCTGTGGCCTCCTCGCATGGAGAATGACAGCCAAGAGGAATGGTCTACACAGTTCAGCAGccagcccccacccctgcccacccacccgTGTTCGAGTGGAAG GACTGGCTCGCCCCAAGATGCCacctcctcagagctgcagagaggagctcccctggatggtggggagcagctggctgcttctgctcccCGAGGCAGGCAAACCTTGGCCAG GGTAGTCCGActggtgctggtgctgagggactggGCCAGCAGGAgcttgcaggaggagcagcaaaggCCCGACCCCTTCCTCCAGCGCTTCCAGGGCCCCGAGCTCCAGACAGTGTCGGTGGATGCTGGCAATGACCTAGAGGATGAAAACAAGGAGAAACCCAAAAA GAAGAAATGGCAAATCTTTGTGGTAGACCCTGCAGGGGACTGGTATTACCACTGGCTGGCTGTCATTACAGTTCCTGTGCTCTATAACTGGTGCCTGCTCATAGCCAG GGCTTGCTTCAGTGACCTGCAGAAGGCCTACGTTGTCCTCTGGCTGGTGTTGGACTACATCTCTGACACCATCTACCTTGGGGACATAGTGATCCGCCTGCACACAG GTTTCCTGGAGCAGGGTCTCCTGGTTAAGGACCTGAAGAAGTTACGGGATAACTACATCTACACCTTACAGTTCAagctggatgctctctccatcCTGCCCACAGACCTGGCCTACTTTGCTGTGGGACTGCACCGCCCCGAAGTGCGTTTCAACAGGCTGCTGCACTTCTCCCGCATGTTTGAGTTCTTTGATAGGACTGAGACCAGAACCAGCCACCCCAACGTCTTCCGCATCAGCAACTTGGTTCTCTACATCCTCATCATCATCCACTGGAATGCATGCATTTATTATGCCATCTCCAAAGCCATAGGCTTTGGAACGGACACCTGGGTCTATCCCAATGTCACAGACCCTGAGTTCGGCTATCTGAGCAGGGAGTATGTCTATTGTCTCTACTGGTCGACGCTGACTTTGACTACCATTGGAGAGACTCCCCCCCCGGTGCGTGATGAAGAGTACCTCTTTGTGATCTTTGATTTCCTCGTCGGCGTCCTCATCTTTGCCACCATCGTGGGGAACGTGGGATCCATGATATCCAACATGAATGCTACCAGGGCAGAGTTCCAGGCCAAAATCGATGCCATCAAGCACTACATGCAGTTCCGCAAGGTGAGCAAAGACATGGAAACCAAAGTCATCAAGTGGTTTGACTACCTGTGGACCAACAAGAAGGCAGTAGATGAACGGGAAGTCCTCAAGAATCTCCCTGATAAGTTAAGGGCAGAGATTGCCATCAACGTTCACCTGGAGACGCTGAAGAAGGTAAGGATTTTCCAGGACTGCGAGGCAGgtctgctggtggagctggtgctgaagCTTCGCCCTCAGGTGTTCAGCCCAGGGGATTACATTTGCCGCAAGGGGGACATTGGGAAGGAGATGTACATCATCAAGGAAGGGAAGCTGGCCGTGGTGGCCGACGATGGGACGACACAGTATGCTCTGCTCACGGCAGGAGGCTGCTTTGGGGAGATCAGCATCCTCAACATTAAAGGGAGCAAAATGGGCAACAGGCGCACCGCCAACATCCGCAGCTTGGGCTACTCTGATCTGTTCTGCCTGTCGAAGGAAGATCTTATGGAAGCAGTCACGGAGTATCCTGATGCCAAAAGGGTCTTGGAGGAGCGTGGCCGGGAGATCCTCATCAAGGAAGGGCTGCTGGATGAGTCGGCTGCAGAGGCTAGCACTGAGGGGAAGAGcgtggaggagaggctggacaGGCTGGCCTTGAACCTAGACACGCTGCACAGCCGCCTGGGCTGGCTCCTGACAGAGCACAATGATGCCCAGATGAAACTCAAGCAGCGCATCACTGCTTTGGAGTCCCAGATGAGGCAGCAGGACCTGGAGGACTTCTTCTCTGACAGCTCAGATAGTCTGCttgaggatgaggagaaagttttacCTAGAGGGGCTCAATGA